The Cucumis melo cultivar AY chromosome 9, USDA_Cmelo_AY_1.0, whole genome shotgun sequence genome includes the window CTTACTTACCAAACACTCAAAGTAGATAAGATTTTCATTAATCACTCCATAGACTCTAAAAAACAATTATAAACACTTTCTGCTATTTGGGGTTATGATTATAACTTTCCCTATTAGCAATGTGATATGTATGGTATAGTAATATATGCTTGTTTTTCCATGCAATTAACTTGCCATCTTTGAAGAAAAGAATCCCACCTTTTTCTATCCTTTGGCCAAAGTGACAGAAATTAATTATTCCTTATACCTTTAGGTCAAGGTTTCTTGGACAAGAGATTGACATATTTTCACCAAATTCCAAAAAGAAACATTATTTCAAAGTCTTTGAAGAAATAATGTTTGCATTTATGTGATAGTTTTCTAAGGGAATAACTTTACAATTTTCAACCAAAGGACATGATCTTCAACTACTTTTGTGATCAATGTAGTACTAAGAAATTAGGATATCAAACATGTGTTTCATATTTGAAAGCAATATGGTGCCATTTGGTTTGGTTGGTATTTAGTCGATTGGCTCCATTTTTCAATCATGATGCAATTCCCTATTTATGACTAAAGTCTCCTGTTTTaactatttaaatttaaaaaaaaattaatcttataaatattatttgcAAGTGCCAATTTTCAAAACCCATGTCTAAGTTATTAaaactatataaaaaaatttaagtttttacccaacttgttttcaaatatagcaaaataaatgaaagtatttaaaaatacaGCAAAATTTTAtgatctattaatgatagaccaCGGTAGACCGTGATAGACAATTATCTTTATCATGGACACAAATAGTAGTCGATCTATTTTTATCTATAATTGATACTACATATTtcgttatatttgtaaattttttcaGCAATCTTGTTATTTTgaaacaaattttctttttaaaattgacttttatttttaagaggaattgtcaaaaataacgaagtgagcaaaatatttacacttcatgACAAGATCAAGTATAGTGAATCTTTGTCATTTAGTGTTCTTTTATCATTAGGTGTAAATAGTTTATCTTTATTATTATCTAATAGATTCTTAACACTTTcaaatttttgttcaataagtttttgaattttaaaaagtgactaataatatgtgttttaaaacataaaattttgtCTTATACATCACTGAATTCTTTTCATAACGAATAGGTACTCAAACCTATTTGACAACTTTTATAATTCACAAACCTACTTGTACACAAAATTCAAAgtttaatcaattttaaaaatattagattgattaaaagaaaagTAGATTTAAGAAATAGCATCGTAATATTATTCTAACTTAAGTTGACACATATCCCTAACATCGTCAACATATTCCATCTCTAATAACGTTAATAGCGTAGACTACtcatccaataaaaaaaaagttatacgACAGGAGCTAGAGAGAAGCTTTAAATACAAAGAAtcaagaagatatcaatgaagtAAAGTAATGCCTTCCGTTTAATTAATATACAGAATGCATCATagttaaataaaaagaaagaaaagattggATATGGTGCTCCCTACACCAATTAAAGATAGATagattaattttattttttgaatagAGAAATATTTgaccaaaattaaaatttcaaaaacttattagacgtttattcaaacatattttttttttgtgtcgTGAAACTACTGTGGCTATAGCCATCATTCAAGTACAAAAttgattagaaaaaaaaaactccaagTTCATAGTTGTTAcgtaaattttaatatttaggTGAGATTCTTTTTAAACACAAACCGGACTAAATATGATAATTTATTTAACACATTTCTTAAAAACTACATTATGTATTAGTTATGCGTACCAAATAAGTGTGCGTTAGCCTTTCCATACATACAATTACAGCAATACTCAAGagaccaaaaagaaaaaaaaaaaaaaaaaacacattgaTTTGCATTAAAATAGTGTTGAGAGAAAAGCTAAGTTCTGCCCTCCCCACTTACAACATATATATCATTATTCgtataaagattaaaaaaatataaaaaagagaaaaaaaaatatcaaatataatttGCCCAAATAGTACAAACAGCCAATGAAGCAATGCTAAAGAAAATCCCTGCCTTCTTCAAAATCATATTCAAAGCTCCTTTTTTCTTCCCCTTTGATCTGCACTCTTCATCTTCACTTAACAAATTTTCACCTTCATCACCACTATTACTATTaacttttccttcttcttctccttcttcatcaGAGTACACTATGAAGATCAACAAAAGTTCAAGAATTGAAATAATTTTCCTTTGGAAGTTATTCCATGGCTTTTTCAGAGATGACCCACATAAGAGGAAACTAGAGGGTGTTTTTTGAGGTGTTATTTCATGGAGGCTAATGAAATTTGGTGCCATGAAATTAGAGTTCAAGCTTTGGACTTTAACAGTCTCTGATGGTATTGTTTGGTGGAAGAAGGTCTCAGCTACTTGTCTTGTTGAGATGAAGAGCCCATGGTTCACTTTTATTTCCTCGACCACCTCGAAACTCGGGGAGCTCGAGTAGTTCACCATGGTATTGTCTGATCCTTCCATGTCATAGTTGTTAGGGTTTGGGATGTCTTCGTTTATGAATGCAAGCGAGAAATCGTTCATTTCGTCATTGATCGCAATAGATTGATCTTGAtttgtaaataagaaagaaaattttgtttaaGTTAGTAGGTTTAGGGTAAATTTAGTCCTTTTATTACATTATTTATATTCTCGAtggttaaataaattaatttaattatgtgtATGGCATACGTAGTTACCTTGAAGCTGGTTTTGATGATCTTCAATTTGAAAGTTTGAAATGTTCTCTATGGGAACTAGCTTAGAATCTTCCATGCAATTCTGTCCAATAAACATGTTTAAATGTATATATTAAGctttgataatttttcatcatatGAAAAGTAGAAATTATTCAACTAATAGAAATGAAACTATAATTACAGGTCTCTTATTCAAAAATTCATTATTAGAAAATGAATTATATAATCACATTTTCTTTTATAGGGAAAAAATAGGGCCCTTAGTGTGAATACattagagaaaaaaaacatttttagatggattttttacaattttctttttttaaaatatgggtttcaaatAGAGTCATTGTTGCTATGTAAAAAATGCTTAGGAAAAATACATAATAAAAAACCCtaatatatttaaattcttGGCAAAGtttcatatttatttcatttttaagaAAGCATGTAGTATAAATATAAGgtgacaaaacaaaagaattaaattcaTCCAAGATTAAACGAATACCTTGTCGAGATCTTTGCTAGACATTCCAACCCATCTCAAGTTCTCGACCGCAATATCGTCACCGACATTGCCAACGTCTATACACTTAGAATAAGGATCTTCCCATGAGCTTTCCGCATCAAATGTTACAGCAGACTTCCAATCTTGAAACCCATCTTTGGCAGCCATGAAAGCGAAGTCTTGATCATTAGAAGAACAAGCATAAacattattgttgttgttattgttattattggcGAGCCCTCCATCCCATGTTGTTGCATCAACTGAACAAGATTGGTTGGCAAGCTGTTGAGAGGCCTGAGCCACTGAAAGAATCTCTTGCAATATGTCGGTGGACGCATTGCTCGAACCACCAAGCATGGTGGGGTTTCTCGGTTGCTGCGTTTTGAAGTGATCGGAGTAGCTGGTGTGAGGGTAATCTTCCACCTCCAATGGTGGCATAGTGAAACGGTGTTGTAACCTTGCACATTCTAATGCTATGTCCACCTGCAAGATCATCAATCAATTCCATGATGGaatatcatcatcaatcatatGTGTAACAAAGTTATTGAACTGCTATTGAATCGAAAAGCTAATTAGGCCTTGTTTGGTTTTTtggtttttcaaatttttattttttaaaagtatgactttttttctttaccattgttttcatttttttcttaattacaaAACAGCAATTCttagtatttttcttttgaaaaatttcaACCCATTCGATAAGcatttagttttaaatttgtggttgaaaatgaggattatgaacAAGCACCCACCtctaattttattgtttttctaatcttcctTTTAATATAACattctaaaattaaaaaccaatccaaatttcaaaaacaaaagaagaaatagcttttaaaattttaattttagaatgACTACAAATACTACTACTCTTGTACTTAATAACTTgcaaataattataaaaaattaaaagtaaataGATTTAACTTTAAAAACTCAAAACAAAAAACGTAATTGTTTCCAAGCGGCACATACTTTTTCTATTTATACAAAACTCAATTTCATTTTGAACATACTCATAAAAAGTAGATAGCAAAGCAAAGAAATGGAATGGAGTATGGCtcataaatttaatttcaaattttgagaaaaaaaaatcaaatagttacCAAAATAGAAAAccttatataataattaaaaatcttaTCAAAATTAAATGTACAATAATTTTATTACACAATGATTTATTCATAAACAAATTTGATCCCTAATCAATTTAGTCAAAAATTTCACTAAActttaatgaaaaatttcaaTATATGGATTTAATCATTACAAAttgttaaaaatttaaaagtatttaCCAAGATTAAATGCTAAAAACTAAAGTTTAAGGATCCAAATAGTTACTATAAAGAAATTTCCAAATACCAGAAATGTTTTTGATGAAGATTTTGAACCTATATGCGGATATTTGAAAGAACGTGAGCTAAATCAATACTGACCTTGGAAGGAGGGTACGGAATATTTGCATAACTTGGGAATGAAGGAGCTGAATTAAAGGCTTCTTGAGATAAGAATTGAGACCATTTTGTTTCTCTTGCTCCACCAAACATGTCAAATGAATTACAATCCTTATTAACCATATGAGATTGTGATTGTGATTGTGATTGACATTGGAAAGCATCTAATGGCATTGAATAATTTGAACTCTCTGGTTCAGAAGATTGGTCACTACTGTTCATGAAGTGGTTAGAAGAGGAAGTCATATTGGAATATGGATGATTATCTTCTATTTTTGGTGctatagttgcactcttcttgaACACACGACAAAGTGCATATGCATCCTGATTAcgattttaagaaaaataattagttACACGAAATCCTTAAGTTATGACTTGTATAAAAGTTTAGATATAAATACGAAACCTGCAAGCCAGAAGAAGCGACTTCGCACTCTCGATCATCGAGACGATATTCGTGCATGACCCAATCGGTACGAGCGCCGTGTGGGGCACGGCCACGATAGTAAACTAGGGTTTTCTTCATCCCCACAGCCCTTGATTGGGAATTCACTTTCCTATCTTTGCCTGTGGCTTTCCAATATCCAGCTTTGGTTGCTCTATTGGTTCTTGACCCATTTggatattttctatctctaggGCTGAAGAAGTACCATTCAAGATCCTTGCTAGGAAGCAATGACTTTCCTgtaattgaaaaaacaaaaccctaattttacattttttttcttattgaaaaataattgaaattttagTATATGTACGAAAATTTTAAAgcattaaatttaaagatttgaagccattttgattcttttctGTAACCTATAGCTTTCTTTTTGACTTGAATGTTTGAGGAAATATTTGTCTCAAATAAGAAGCTTCATAAATAAAGGccaatagagagagagagagagagagagagagagaacacTTTTCTTTAATAAAGCTAAGCCCCCACCACAAACAAAATTGATCAATAATAAAGCAACATCATTCTTACCCTCCATTTTTCACTTTATAttcatacacacacacacaaacacacacacacacacacacatattcttttaactaattttaaccataaaagaagaagaagagaaaaaaaaaagatataatcTTTAATGGAGTACTTAATTTGAAGATAGGGAAAGCTTTCTTGTTTTACTTGCCACTCCTCTATCTAATCTCTTCTAATTTTCAAATAGTTTAAATCTTGATGATTAAATGGGAAAAAAAAGTTAACCCGCCTGAAGACTCAAAGaacaatataataaaaattgtaGTTTTTAGGTCAATACATAAGGTTTAATTTTACTATCCAATTTCAAACCAAGCATGTATGGATTTTATTTCACAAGTATTACttataccaaatagagattttgTCTCTTGTCCTCCATGTAAAACATAGGACGACGATAAAGAATAGAAGATGAAGTAGCATAGAAAGAGTAAAAGTTAAAACAAATAATACCTGGTAAATCCCATGGCTCACATTTGTAAAGATCAACTTCAGGGATGATCTCAAGCTCGATTTCGCGACCGTTGATCTTGCGTTTGAGGTAGTACGCAACGAGTTCTTCGTCGGTTGGATGAAATCGGAAGCCAGGAGGCAATGAAACAGGAGCCATAggattgattttatttttcaaaaaacaaaaaacacaaaaaaggACAGGCCTCAATCAAAAAACACTGAGACCAGTCCTTACAAAATCAATAATATCACCTCCAAAaccctacaaaaaaaaaaaaaatacatacaaACATAAATATCATAAATGGGTCAaagatgaaattttgaaattagaaaaaagtATCAGAATAGAGAGAAAAACCTTTGGAGATGGAAAAAAATGAGAGAGTTTTGGGAAGAGGAGAGGGAGAAAGAATGTGGGAGTTTGGGATTGGATATGAAGGGGTTCTGTTAAGATGCaaacaaaaagagagaaaaaagaaaaaggtgaatgataaaaataataaataataaaatacaagGTATTGTTCGCTTTAATTTGCTTTTGATTAATTTATTTGGATTACAAattttttttggaataattataatagttttatacatatttataaatatatatttattttattgagtATGTGAATGGAAAATTATCCCATGCTTCGTAATTGTCCTTTCTAGGATTCTTCGAATCCACATGTTAATGTTTATAATGTTAGATTTTGTAATGTACAAGgaacgaaagaaaaaaaaactaccttaattagttaattaatgtCTCTTTCATATGTCACTTTTCTTTTATCTCTCTCTTCCGATCTATTTTATTATCCCAAAAATCACCAgcttttttgttttcctttctttttgaCCATGTACactaatttcttttcttttttctttctgtttttGGATATAGAGAGAATATTAATTATATGTACGGGTCCTTGGTTTGAATAGTTAAGTTTAACATCATTGGTTAGGACATAAATAACTACCTACCTTTAGGGTTACAAAAACTATTGCTTTTTACCATCCTCAAGTTTATTTCCAATGTAATTCATAGTTGTGTTAGGATTTTACCAATGACACTCAAACTAATCGTTGTGTTTCAAAATCGATTGGGTTTGGCAACTGATGATCATTTTTATTATAATGAAAATACTACAATATAATGTATTGTATGAActaaatctcaaaattaaacTAATTGTTAATGAAAGAAATCTATCTTATAAGAGGAGTGTGATGTGTCGTGGTTTTTCAAATATGAGATTTCCTGGGATTCTCTCAACGTACCATCGGTATCTTTTGGGTTCACCATTTTTTATTGGAtctcaatttctttttattgaatCGATTACCCCTTTGGATTTTTTAAGCTCTTATGccatataaaataatatgagGTTTCATCTTATAATCAATTGGTAAGGAGATAATTAATTAGAACTCGTTTATCTTTGGTCCTTGGTTTTTCCAACGTGGAAGCCCTGTCAACAACTAAGACGGTAAAAATGGAGAGTTTCGAGAGAGGGTAGGGAACTATGTATAAGTGAGATAAAAGGCAagatgaaaatggtcaaagaaaataaaattaaatagcCCTAATTAACTAGGACCATGTATGAATATATATTGTGAAATTCAATATATAACACTTTTTTTTGAGTTAATAATCAAGTGTATAAGCCAACAATAGTCTTAGCTTTAGTTAAACTTATATATACCCAAGGACCAAGAAATTTAGTTCCAATCCTCCGCTCCTAATCTGTAGTCATCAATAAAAGACTAGGTATATAcaacaacatttaaaaaaaatattggaaatatagcaaagtttaaTAAATTGACAAATAAACAATGTACAAATATTATaactttttcctttattttattttccgTTTTAGAAAAATCAATAGATCCTTCTGcatctttaaatttttaatattttagtgATAAAAGTTCATAATCACTAATGAGTTGCCTTGTAACTTAGATGGTATAGATTTGATAGGTAAATTTTAAGAGTAGGATTTAGAAAGGTGTCATATCTATAAACCCTTTAATTAATTGGACGATCCTCAgtgtatttatatttttgtattcTTCTCAAATAATAAAACGGGTGTCTCCCTCTAGTCGTGAATGTAGGTGATACTATTAATGAATTATGTAGAAACCTTTGTGTCGTTAATTCCATTGTGTTTGTGATTTTGTTGTTTGTCTATTTTATTTGTGTAATAAAATGATGCATAAATTTTCTTAAGATTAGGCAATAGAAACGAGAGGGAAATACAAAGAGAAGCTTAGTGTGGAACTTAAGTTAAGATTAAAATGTGTATTCACTGCAAAAGCTAACACAAAACAGTGTGTAAAACAGTATGATCACGTTGGTATTGTTAGTATTTGGTCACACCAATCGAGGAGAAGCCAACTGTTTGTAGTCACTCATACGCTTAACAAGCCATGTGAAACCTAAGTTTAATCTTCTATACAAGTTTATTTACTTTAATCTTTTCATTCAAGGTAATGcaaacctttttcttttctaattcttATATATTTAAATTCGTACATTTGTAGAAGAAGTTTAACAATATAATGTGGAAATAAAAATACCCCAACTTTGTTTTTATCGAGATTATTATATTTCAATCAATTGAACTACATTTAGTGGGATATTACGAAGGTTGGTCCAAGGTAAAATCCAAAATTCACGAACAAGCCTAAAGCCATCGAATACCAGGAGACATAATAGAAGAGTATGTGTTCCTAAAGAAAAATGTGAAGACCTTAGGATTTGGATGGACAAATTACTAAGCTAGTGAATATATACAAATCAAGAAATAATCAAATCAAATCCAAACGCCAAAAACGATATCTGGCATCGTTGGTATTGCACATAACCAAAGGAAGAGTAAGTAGCCTTCAAACAAGATATTTAAGTTAATATTTTGAACTTACTTCTTTTGTATTAACTTAAAAGATTAGGgtataataatattttgaacttttttgttttgtattaaCTTAAACATTAGGGTATAATAATATCGAAAAAAATGGATGTGAAGATCTCTTTTGCTCGTCAACTTGTTGAACTACATATCCAGAGACC containing:
- the LOC103501372 gene encoding NAC domain-containing protein 45, whose product is MAPVSLPPGFRFHPTDEELVAYYLKRKINGREIELEIIPEVDLYKCEPWDLPGKSLLPSKDLEWYFFSPRDRKYPNGSRTNRATKAGYWKATGKDRKVNSQSRAVGMKKTLVYYRGRAPHGARTDWVMHEYRLDDRECEVASSGLQDAYALCRVFKKSATIAPKIEDNHPYSNMTSSSNHFMNSSDQSSEPESSNYSMPLDAFQCQSQSQSQSHMVNKDCNSFDMFGGARETKWSQFLSQEAFNSAPSFPSYANIPYPPSKVDIALECARLQHRFTMPPLEVEDYPHTSYSDHFKTQQPRNPTMLGGSSNASTDILQEILSVAQASQQLANQSCSVDATTWDGGLANNNNNNNNNVYACSSNDQDFAFMAAKDGFQDWKSAVTFDAESSWEDPYSKCIDVGNVGDDIAVENLRWVGMSSKDLDKNCMEDSKLVPIENISNFQIEDHQNQLQDQSIAINDEMNDFSLAFINEDIPNPNNYDMEGSDNTMVNYSSSPSFEVVEEIKVNHGLFISTRQVAETFFHQTIPSETVKVQSLNSNFMAPNFISLHEITPQKTPSSFLLCGSSLKKPWNNFQRKIISILELLLIFIVYSDEEGEEEGKVNSNSGDEGENLLSEDEECRSKGKKKGALNMILKKAGIFFSIASLAVCTIWANYI